In uncultured Methanobrevibacter sp., the genomic window CATATCAATAATCGGGTCAGTACTGTTAATAATTTACATTATAAAAGAAGCCAAAAAGCTCAAAAATGAGTATATCTAAAAAAAGTTAAAGTTAGTGGAATCCGCATCCACTACAAGTTTCACATTTTTCTTCTTCTAAAGGATCATACTGTTTATCTTCTTGTACTGTAGCTGAGATAAAGTATTGGTCTAATTCATCTTTATTTTTAAGAACTGGTGATAATCCTTTAAAGTCACATTTGATGTCACCGGTTCCACCAATATCGACCATTATTGGCTCACCTAATTTAAATTTTTTAAAGTATGCTTCAATTTCATCCTTTAAAGCTCCCGGTACTCTGAAATTAATAGACAATATGTTATTCTCCTTCATTTTTAAACCGACGTATTTTTGATCAATTTCGTAGTTTAAACCTAATTGTTTTTTGAATATTACATTAGTACCAATATCATTAGATGACATTTTTATATACTCCCTAATTTTATTAAATTAAAATTATTGTTTGAAATATATAAAACTTTCTAAAAATGTAACATCATTTACCAATTAAAAATTTTTTGTTCAACTGATTTACAATAAATTCCAACGATTCTTAACAAGGTTTATATAATTCGAAAATTAAAACATATAATATTATAATATATATTATAATATACTTATAAAATCAATTAGAAAAATAGGTGTTTAAAAAATGAATGAATACAACAAAGATATTGGAAATAGAATTAGAGAATTGAGAGAATTGTCCGACATTACTATTAAAGAAATTGCAGATGACTTGAACATTACCCAAGAAACCTACATCCAATATGAAAACGCTGAAGTAGACATTCCAGCAAGCTTCTTATACGAACTTGCACAGATTTTCAAAGTTGATTTAGGATTATTATTAACAGGTGAAGAAAGCAGAATGAGCATCTTCGATGTTACCCGTGCAGACAAGGGAGTTTCAGTCGACAGAAGAAAGGAATACACACATCAAAACCTATGTTCTAATTTCATTCACAAAAAGGCTGAAACCTTTATCGTGGTGGTAGACCCTGAAAAGAACCCTGTGCCTTCACTTAACTCCCACCCAGGACAGGAATTCAACTATGTCCTAGAAGGTTCCTTAAAAATATATATCCACAACAACGAAATCGTGCTCAATGAAGGAGATTCAATATTCTTCGATTCAGCACACAGACACGCGATGGTAGCGCTTAACGACAAACCCGCTAAATTCTTAGCAGTAATAATATAATATTTATAGGAGATAATTTAATGACTTCAGTTATAGGAGATTTTGTAGAAAGAGTTGATTTCAACTCTTATGAAGACTTTTACGAAAATTTTAAGCTTAAATATGAAGATGATTACAATTTCGGATTTGATGTAGTAGACAAATACGCCGAAATCGATCCTGAAAAAATCGCACTTATCTGGGTAAACGACCATGATGAGGAGCATACCTTCACATTCAAAGACATGAAGGAATACTCCAACAGAACTGCAAACCTATTCAAAAGATTAGGAATCAAAAAAGGTGACTGTGTAATGCTCACCCTTAAAAACAGATACGAATGGTGGTTCTGTATGGTTGCACTACATAAAATCGGTGCAATACCAATTCCTGGAACACACATGCTCAAGCTTCATGACCTTGACTTCAGGTTAAAAGAGGCAAATGTGAAAATGGTAGTCTCAATTGAAGAG contains:
- a CDS encoding helix-turn-helix domain-containing protein, which produces MNEYNKDIGNRIRELRELSDITIKEIADDLNITQETYIQYENAEVDIPASFLYELAQIFKVDLGLLLTGEESRMSIFDVTRADKGVSVDRRKEYTHQNLCSNFIHKKAETFIVVVDPEKNPVPSLNSHPGQEFNYVLEGSLKIYIHNNEIVLNEGDSIFFDSAHRHAMVALNDKPAKFLAVII